Proteins from a single region of Runella sp. SP2:
- a CDS encoding SLBB domain-containing protein has product MRFRKYCWVSLLFLICHFAYSQALPAADEVTDAQLEEFIKVAQSKGLSQAELEAGALARGYSEADIAKIRARINTLKVKTESSTPTNVNNTVRQQQGQVSEKTPTPVGNDQEVGKKKDVFGAQLFSNKSLSFEPNLRLPTPKDYILGPDDELRIDITGYAYQHYDARVSPEGTIKIESLSPLSVNGLSIEQAKSKIIERLKILYAGLRNGTLNVDVTLGNVRSIKVTVIGEATNPGTFTVSSLATAFHALYLCSGPNGNGSMREIQVLRSNKVIQKIDLYEFLMKGTLSENINLRDQDVILIPIAAKKAEIEGEVKRSGTFELKTNENFGELLRYAGGYTEQSYQASVNVYRNTPKERQLITFDPIAQSQFSLQNGDKLVVGTILNRFENKVEVVGAVFRPGEFALSDEIKTVKQLIKKAEGLREDAFRNRAVLKRKRENLDPELIQINLDQLFKNEGEDILLKREDVLVIKSISETRQVQTVGIQGAVNSGGVFDFAEKMTLQDLILLAGGFTDGATGKGIELSRRLYNDETKSETVEVTKYDISKELSEVSTIVLKPYDEVIVRSLPNYLPQQLVSIKGQVLYPSTYVIANREERISNLIERAGGFREEAYLPGIQFTRNGRLIAMDITQILKNPKHSNNLLLLPGDELIVPKIPETVTINGQVFNPNVVAFNPKFSFKSYITQAGGFTDSAHTAKVYAVYSNGLTSRTKKFLGMKFYPKVERGMQVYVPTRPKKNRLNSAERLSLFTGLTSATVLIITLIRTLN; this is encoded by the coding sequence ATGCGTTTTAGAAAGTATTGTTGGGTATCCCTTCTGTTTTTAATATGTCATTTCGCGTATTCACAAGCATTGCCAGCTGCGGACGAAGTGACCGATGCACAATTAGAAGAATTTATCAAAGTGGCCCAAAGCAAGGGCTTATCACAAGCTGAACTAGAAGCAGGGGCATTGGCAAGAGGCTATAGTGAAGCGGATATTGCAAAAATTCGGGCTAGAATTAACACCCTAAAAGTAAAAACGGAAAGTTCTACTCCTACGAATGTGAATAATACCGTTCGTCAGCAACAGGGGCAGGTTTCAGAAAAAACACCAACTCCCGTAGGCAATGACCAAGAAGTTGGGAAAAAGAAGGATGTATTTGGGGCGCAACTATTCTCTAATAAGTCGTTGTCGTTTGAGCCAAATTTGCGATTACCAACTCCTAAAGATTATATTTTAGGTCCAGATGATGAACTTCGAATAGACATCACTGGATATGCATATCAGCATTACGATGCAAGGGTCTCGCCTGAAGGGACGATTAAAATAGAAAGCTTGAGTCCTTTGTCTGTGAATGGTTTGTCAATAGAACAAGCAAAGAGTAAAATTATTGAACGTTTAAAAATCCTCTACGCAGGACTTAGAAATGGAACGTTGAATGTAGATGTGACTTTGGGAAATGTGAGAAGTATAAAAGTAACTGTCATTGGTGAGGCCACTAATCCTGGAACATTCACGGTTTCTTCATTAGCGACGGCGTTCCACGCACTTTATTTATGCAGCGGCCCTAATGGGAATGGCTCAATGCGGGAAATACAAGTACTTAGGAGCAACAAGGTCATTCAAAAGATTGATTTATACGAGTTTTTGATGAAAGGTACACTATCAGAGAATATCAATTTGAGAGATCAGGACGTCATTTTGATACCGATAGCAGCTAAAAAGGCAGAGATTGAAGGGGAAGTAAAAAGAAGTGGGACGTTTGAGTTGAAGACCAATGAGAATTTTGGGGAGCTATTACGTTATGCTGGAGGTTATACCGAGCAATCGTACCAAGCGTCGGTGAATGTATATCGTAACACGCCCAAAGAAAGACAATTGATAACATTTGACCCAATCGCTCAAAGCCAATTTAGCCTTCAAAATGGAGATAAATTGGTGGTTGGGACGATTTTAAACCGCTTTGAAAATAAAGTAGAAGTCGTCGGTGCTGTTTTTCGTCCAGGGGAATTTGCTTTAAGTGATGAAATCAAGACGGTAAAACAACTGATTAAAAAAGCGGAAGGATTGCGGGAAGACGCCTTCCGTAACAGGGCGGTATTGAAAAGAAAACGTGAAAATTTGGACCCTGAATTGATTCAAATTAATTTGGATCAATTGTTTAAAAATGAAGGGGAGGATATTCTACTCAAACGAGAAGATGTGTTGGTCATCAAGTCGATTTCGGAAACTCGTCAAGTACAAACTGTAGGAATTCAAGGTGCCGTAAATAGTGGAGGTGTGTTTGATTTTGCAGAGAAAATGACCTTGCAAGATTTGATATTGCTGGCGGGAGGTTTTACGGATGGAGCTACTGGAAAAGGGATTGAGTTGTCGCGTCGTTTGTATAATGATGAAACCAAAAGTGAAACAGTGGAAGTAACTAAATATGATATTTCTAAGGAGTTAAGCGAAGTTTCTACCATTGTGCTAAAGCCCTATGATGAGGTAATCGTGCGGAGTTTACCTAATTATTTACCTCAACAATTGGTGAGTATAAAGGGACAAGTGCTTTATCCAAGCACCTATGTAATTGCAAACCGTGAAGAACGAATTAGCAATCTAATTGAACGTGCTGGAGGCTTTCGCGAAGAAGCCTATCTACCAGGCATTCAATTCACAAGAAATGGTCGCTTAATTGCAATGGATATTACCCAAATTTTGAAGAACCCAAAGCACTCTAATAACCTTTTGCTGTTGCCAGGGGATGAGCTTATAGTTCCTAAAATACCAGAAACTGTCACAATCAATGGTCAGGTATTTAACCCAAATGTGGTGGCATTTAACCCTAAGTTTAGCTTTAAAAGTTACATTACCCAAGCAGGAGGATTTACAGATAGTGCTCACACAGCGAAAGTATACGCGGTTTATTCTAATGGGTTGACTTCTCGCACTAAGAAATTTCTGGGAATGAAATTTTATCCAAAGGTGGAACGTGGAATGCAGGTGTATGTACCTACGCGTCCCAAGAAAAATCGTCTAAATTCAGCAGAACGGCTATCCTTATTTACAGGTTTAACGTCGGCAACTGTCTTGATTATCACTTTAATTAGAACACTAAACTAG
- a CDS encoding Wzz/FepE/Etk N-terminal domain-containing protein, translating into MKEEGYLDEHEPKAFINLGKLWAVIWKEKWIIMLLGLLATFCGGYYAFSIQEEFESQGKILPEIPPSASGSLGSLAGALGLSGIDLKNATEAIRPDLYPEVLKSTTFYLDLMKQPVVTRTNQKLTFEEFYHRVVEENEEIDTTLLKKFNVEAKGFYVLNRINENRIKDLRKRIFSTYDRKAGVISISVKLPDPVVAATVAKFSMDYLTEYVINYRTQKNRREVDFLAERLEIARGKYYSNQAKKAQYSDQFQANTIRLQAADVRRERIQAEYNTSSNFYNSLLTKYEEAKIKLHQETPVIKVLEPPTAPTRKSEPRRSVIVAISGLIGGFFGVLIALIRKKNYKQVFN; encoded by the coding sequence ATGAAAGAAGAGGGTTATTTAGATGAACATGAGCCAAAAGCCTTTATAAATTTGGGAAAGCTATGGGCTGTTATTTGGAAAGAAAAATGGATTATAATGTTATTGGGGCTTTTAGCTACCTTTTGTGGAGGGTACTATGCATTTTCGATTCAAGAGGAGTTTGAATCTCAAGGCAAAATTCTTCCTGAAATACCACCATCAGCTTCAGGTTCGCTAGGAAGTCTTGCAGGAGCTTTAGGCCTGAGTGGGATTGATTTAAAAAATGCTACAGAAGCAATTCGCCCAGATTTATACCCAGAAGTGCTTAAAAGTACGACCTTTTATTTGGACTTGATGAAACAACCCGTGGTAACTCGAACAAATCAAAAATTGACATTCGAGGAGTTCTATCACCGAGTAGTGGAAGAAAATGAGGAAATAGATACGACTTTATTAAAAAAGTTCAATGTAGAGGCCAAAGGATTTTATGTATTGAATCGCATAAACGAGAATCGTATCAAAGATTTGAGGAAGCGAATATTTAGTACGTATGATCGTAAAGCAGGGGTAATAAGTATCAGCGTCAAGTTACCTGATCCTGTAGTTGCGGCAACCGTAGCTAAATTTTCAATGGACTATTTGACAGAGTATGTAATTAATTACCGTACTCAAAAAAATAGGAGAGAGGTGGACTTCTTGGCAGAACGTTTGGAAATAGCAAGGGGTAAGTACTATTCAAATCAAGCAAAAAAAGCACAGTATAGTGACCAATTTCAGGCCAACACCATCAGGTTACAAGCTGCCGATGTTAGGCGAGAGCGAATTCAGGCAGAATACAATACGTCATCCAACTTTTATAATTCATTGTTGACAAAATACGAAGAGGCGAAAATTAAGCTTCATCAAGAAACTCCAGTTATTAAAGTACTGGAACCGCCTACAGCACCAACGCGTAAATCTGAGCCCCGTAGAAGCGTAATTGTAGCGATATCAGGCTTGATAGGTGGTTTTTTTGGGGTATTAATAGCATTAATCCGAAAGAAAAACTACAAGCAAGTATTCAATTGA
- a CDS encoding glycosyltransferase family 2 protein, which translates to MSLYFSIVMPAYNEEECIEQVVTMWTSFLKNTFPGKETKLIVINDGSKDGTKQILDRIAPAIDNLYVVHQPNGGHGNAAVNGYRKAVELNSEWVFQTDSDDQFVTEDVTKLWAKRNESNFIMGYRQVRFDAPARLVITRILKYTIFFAYGTFINDANIPFRLIKGSYLKKLLAQLPNPEPFAPNIFLAVMAKKAGEKTFDIPITHKERLTGTVSILRWKLIKVCIQSFKELLNFRLDLNSKVRAIKAS; encoded by the coding sequence ATGAGCCTTTATTTCTCAATTGTGATGCCTGCTTATAATGAAGAAGAGTGTATTGAGCAGGTAGTAACTATGTGGACTTCCTTCCTCAAAAATACCTTCCCAGGCAAAGAGACCAAACTCATTGTTATCAATGATGGCTCAAAAGATGGTACAAAGCAAATTCTTGACCGTATCGCTCCAGCCATTGACAACCTTTACGTTGTACACCAACCCAACGGCGGGCACGGCAATGCGGCAGTAAACGGTTACCGTAAGGCAGTTGAACTTAATTCTGAATGGGTATTCCAAACCGACAGCGACGACCAATTTGTCACAGAAGATGTAACTAAACTGTGGGCAAAACGCAACGAATCTAATTTTATCATGGGCTATCGCCAAGTTCGCTTCGACGCCCCTGCTCGTTTGGTCATTACCCGTATTTTAAAATACACGATTTTCTTTGCTTACGGAACTTTCATCAACGATGCCAATATTCCATTCCGTCTTATCAAAGGAAGTTATCTAAAAAAACTTTTAGCCCAACTCCCCAATCCAGAACCATTTGCGCCTAACATTTTCTTGGCAGTAATGGCTAAAAAAGCGGGAGAAAAAACATTTGATATACCAATTACTCACAAAGAGCGTTTGACTGGAACAGTTTCTATCTTGCGTTGGAAACTAATCAAAGTTTGTATTCAAAGCTTTAAGGAGTTGTTGAACTTCCGTTTGGACCTCAACAGCAAAGTACGAGCTATCAAAGCTTCTTGA
- a CDS encoding acyltransferase — MVKHQDNYLVQLDGLRFIAVALVLWDHWMPEPHSLPFGKLGVNLFFVLSGFLIARILLSSKDKTYGTEGGLGAYLKKFYIRRTIRIFPIYYLSLIVLWLLHDPSVRGKEGWQFLYASNIYIVLKKTWLGVTDHFWSLAVEEQFYIFFPLLIFFIPRRYVVSFFSILIVFSVLLRAYFWQTNEPWYVSYVTMPTALDAFGVGALMAYAQLYHRPFFQKTFSNRWYLGISFLALAGIFVLSRQQTLAGVTQDQNLYIAIWERFFASIFFTFLIGGGIIGYKGWFKWFLEHPVSNYLGKISYGLYVYHNFVYNHYHSPDFHPTVRLFNKLSRTFPDFGNMHFVQFVILFVLTTIVASVSWFLIEKPINNLKDKYAP, encoded by the coding sequence TTGGTAAAACATCAAGATAACTACCTCGTCCAACTCGACGGATTGCGTTTTATAGCAGTTGCCCTCGTTTTGTGGGACCACTGGATGCCCGAACCTCACTCGCTCCCGTTTGGGAAATTAGGCGTAAACCTCTTTTTTGTTTTGAGCGGTTTTCTCATCGCTCGGATTTTGCTCAGTAGCAAAGATAAAACGTACGGCACAGAAGGCGGTTTGGGTGCATATTTAAAGAAATTTTACATCCGTCGAACCATTCGGATTTTCCCCATCTATTACCTGTCGCTGATTGTCCTTTGGTTGCTCCACGACCCCTCCGTTCGTGGGAAAGAAGGCTGGCAATTTTTGTATGCTTCTAACATTTACATTGTTCTCAAAAAAACGTGGTTAGGCGTTACTGACCATTTTTGGTCATTGGCCGTAGAAGAACAGTTTTACATCTTTTTCCCGCTGCTTATTTTCTTCATTCCCCGTCGCTACGTGGTTTCATTTTTTAGTATTCTCATTGTCTTTAGTGTTCTTTTACGAGCTTACTTTTGGCAAACAAATGAGCCTTGGTACGTTTCTTACGTAACTATGCCAACGGCTTTGGATGCCTTTGGAGTGGGAGCACTAATGGCCTACGCCCAGCTCTATCACCGCCCATTTTTTCAAAAAACATTCAGCAATCGCTGGTATTTAGGAATCAGCTTTTTGGCACTTGCGGGCATTTTTGTGTTATCACGCCAACAAACCTTGGCAGGTGTAACCCAAGACCAAAACCTATACATTGCCATTTGGGAGCGATTTTTTGCCTCCATTTTCTTTACATTTCTAATTGGAGGTGGCATTATTGGGTACAAAGGGTGGTTTAAATGGTTTTTAGAGCACCCTGTCAGCAATTACCTTGGGAAGATTAGCTACGGACTTTATGTATATCATAATTTTGTGTATAATCATTACCATTCACCCGACTTTCATCCTACGGTTCGGTTATTTAACAAACTAAGCCGTACCTTCCCCGACTTCGGAAACATGCACTTTGTTCAGTTTGTCATACTCTTTGTACTCACTACCATCGTTGCCTCCGTTTCGTGGTTTCTTATTGAAAAACCTATCAACAACCTCAAAGACAAATACGCTCCTTAA
- a CDS encoding transketolase family protein, with protein MRKEFSAAIEKLALADESVVFITGDLGYNALENLQEKLGKRFINAGVAEQNMVGVAAGMAYRGYKVFCYSIAPFVVYRCLEQFRNDACLHNLPVFLVGNGGGYGYGIMGSTHHAIEDLACLSSLQNVKTWIPAFSDEVEFSLTTILEEKRPAYLRLGVGGLTPEGSVLSGSLKKIHQSTQSTTAIVALGPIVSNVLKALPQTELADECNIYTALTLPLELSPSTIEELRQVDTILVVEEHVSIGGLAQQLSVKLLEAGVHPRNFKSLSAQGYPDGLYGSQSYHQAQSGLDSANIVRTLHSFSHSLSR; from the coding sequence ATGCGTAAAGAATTTTCAGCCGCTATTGAAAAATTGGCCCTTGCCGATGAATCGGTCGTGTTTATAACAGGTGATTTGGGCTACAATGCCCTCGAAAACCTCCAAGAAAAACTAGGAAAACGCTTCATCAACGCGGGGGTAGCCGAACAAAACATGGTCGGAGTAGCAGCAGGAATGGCCTATCGCGGCTACAAAGTTTTTTGTTACAGCATTGCTCCTTTCGTGGTCTATCGCTGTTTGGAACAATTCCGCAACGACGCTTGCCTGCACAACCTTCCCGTTTTTCTGGTAGGTAACGGCGGTGGCTACGGCTACGGCATCATGGGAAGCACTCACCATGCCATCGAAGATTTGGCTTGTTTGAGTAGTCTTCAAAATGTAAAAACGTGGATTCCTGCTTTTAGCGATGAAGTTGAATTTTCATTGACGACAATATTAGAAGAAAAACGTCCCGCCTATTTACGGCTTGGCGTAGGTGGCCTTACGCCTGAAGGTTCTGTGCTGTCAGGTTCCCTAAAAAAAATCCACCAAAGTACCCAATCTACTACGGCAATCGTTGCGTTAGGTCCGATTGTTTCCAATGTCCTGAAGGCACTCCCGCAAACTGAGTTAGCCGATGAGTGTAACATTTATACAGCGCTTACACTTCCTCTTGAGCTTTCTCCCTCTACCATCGAAGAATTACGTCAAGTCGATACCATTTTGGTCGTTGAGGAACACGTAAGCATTGGTGGGCTTGCGCAGCAGCTTTCAGTAAAATTGTTGGAAGCTGGCGTACATCCACGTAATTTTAAATCACTCTCAGCCCAAGGATACCCCGACGGACTCTATGGCAGCCAAAGTTACCATCAGGCACAATCGGGTTTGGATTCTGCCAACATTGTTCGCACGCTTCACTCCTTTAGTCACTCATTAAGTCGCTAA